From a single Kitasatospora azatica KCTC 9699 genomic region:
- a CDS encoding SDR family NAD(P)-dependent oxidoreductase, with the protein MTNNTNSADSAPIGLLAGKVIFITGASRGIGAAAARLFASEGAAVVLAARSTDALDRIVKEIRADDGVADAVTLDLADPASIRAAVDRVEELHGRLDGAFNNGGIAQQRPGPLDTTSDADIDGQFAVDFRSHWTAMTAEAALMRQHDGGAIVNTSSIGSRRAVPPLPAYGAMKRALNSLTETAAVTWAPEGIRVNGITPGGTATEMMEEWEAATPGIIEASTAATPLGRMAEPREVAEVAAWLLSDRASYVTGAIIPVDGGAGA; encoded by the coding sequence ATGACGAACAACACGAACTCCGCCGACAGCGCACCTATCGGTCTGCTCGCCGGCAAGGTCATCTTCATCACCGGTGCCAGCCGCGGCATCGGGGCGGCCGCGGCCCGGCTCTTCGCCTCCGAAGGCGCCGCCGTCGTGCTCGCCGCCCGCAGCACCGACGCCCTGGACCGCATCGTGAAGGAGATCCGCGCGGACGACGGCGTCGCCGACGCCGTCACCCTGGACCTCGCCGACCCCGCGAGCATCCGCGCCGCCGTCGACCGCGTCGAAGAGCTGCACGGACGGCTCGACGGCGCTTTCAACAACGGTGGGATCGCCCAGCAGCGGCCCGGCCCGCTCGACACCACGAGCGACGCGGACATCGACGGGCAGTTCGCGGTGGACTTCCGCTCGCACTGGACCGCCATGACCGCCGAGGCCGCGCTCATGCGGCAGCACGACGGCGGGGCGATCGTCAACACATCCAGCATCGGCAGCCGTCGCGCGGTGCCGCCCCTGCCCGCGTACGGCGCCATGAAGCGCGCGCTCAACAGCCTCACCGAAACCGCTGCGGTGACCTGGGCCCCGGAGGGCATCCGGGTGAACGGCATCACTCCCGGCGGCACGGCCACGGAGATGATGGAGGAGTGGGAGGCAGCGACTCCCGGCATCATCGAGGCCAGTACCGCGGCGACACCGCTCGGCCGGATGGCCGAGCCCCGCGAGGTCGCCGAGGTGGCCGCGTGGCTGCTCAGCGACCGGGCCTCGTACGTGACCGGCGCGATCATCCCGGTCGACGGCGGCGCCGGCGCCTGA
- a CDS encoding winged helix DNA-binding domain-containing protein — MTVLDTRALNRATLARQHLLERSDSSVSQAVAHLCGMQAQEPHEPFTGLWSRLCDFLPGQLDDELTGRKVVRTHLMRRTVHLVTADDALAWRARHDTMLRQRVLGTYRRELAGIDMDEVAAAGRSVMADQRPRTMTELVRALEDRWPGPPRRVLGELLVAALIPMAQLPPRGLWRQTAGVRNLPLSTWLARDIDPLPADGSDPVGQQLLLRYLAAYGPAASADVRAWCGLAGLPAAVKTAREELVVFRDERGRELLDLPDAPRPHPDTPAPVRFLPAFDNAILGYHDRSRIIDAPHLGLSVAGHRTVLVDGRVTATWTVRDHRLHISSLRPLTAPEREAVHTEAQALTTFLDNDIEHIELDTSRH, encoded by the coding sequence ATGACCGTCCTCGACACCCGCGCCCTCAATCGCGCCACCCTCGCCCGCCAACACCTGCTTGAGCGCAGCGACAGCTCCGTGTCGCAGGCAGTGGCCCATCTGTGCGGCATGCAGGCGCAGGAGCCTCACGAACCCTTCACCGGGCTGTGGTCCCGCCTTTGCGACTTCCTACCCGGCCAACTGGACGATGAGCTGACCGGTCGAAAGGTGGTGCGCACCCACCTGATGCGGCGCACCGTCCACCTCGTCACCGCCGACGACGCGCTCGCCTGGCGAGCCCGCCACGACACCATGCTGCGCCAGCGAGTGCTGGGAACCTACCGGCGCGAACTGGCCGGCATCGACATGGACGAGGTCGCCGCCGCCGGCCGCTCGGTCATGGCCGACCAGCGGCCGCGCACCATGACCGAGCTGGTTCGAGCTCTCGAAGACCGCTGGCCCGGTCCACCGCGCCGTGTCCTGGGCGAGCTGCTCGTCGCAGCCCTCATCCCGATGGCCCAACTCCCTCCCCGCGGCCTGTGGCGCCAGACCGCCGGAGTACGCAACCTGCCGCTGAGCACCTGGCTGGCACGGGACATCGACCCCCTGCCCGCCGACGGCAGTGATCCCGTCGGACAGCAACTGCTGCTCCGCTACCTCGCCGCGTACGGGCCCGCCGCCAGCGCGGACGTGCGCGCCTGGTGCGGCCTCGCCGGCCTTCCCGCCGCCGTCAAAACCGCTCGCGAAGAACTCGTCGTCTTCCGTGACGAACGCGGCCGCGAACTGCTCGACCTGCCCGACGCGCCCCGCCCGCACCCCGACACCCCGGCCCCCGTCCGGTTCCTTCCGGCCTTCGACAACGCCATCCTGGGCTACCACGACCGCAGCCGCATCATCGACGCTCCCCACCTCGGTCTGTCCGTCGCGGGCCACCGCACCGTCCTCGTCGACGGACGCGTCACCGCGACCTGGACCGTGCGCGACCACCGACTCCACATCAGCTCCCTGCGCCCTCTCACCGCCCCGGAACGGGAAGCCGTCCACACCGAAGCCCAGGCCCTGACCACCTTCCTGGACAACGACATCGAGCACATCGAACTCGACACATCCAGGCATTGA
- a CDS encoding IS256 family transposase codes for MALSQSDLLRLLESLRSADGLELVRGVAERMLQELIEAEATARIGAQWNEHTDTRTAFRNGHRDKTLTTAAGDLDLAIPKLRAGSFFPALLERRRRIDQALYAVIMEAYVHGVSTRSVDDLVKALGADTGISKSEVSRICQDLDGQLTAFRGRPLDHVRFPYVYLDATYCKARVEHQIVSRAVVVATGITEDGGREVLGVMVGDSETELFWTEFLRSLRERGLAGVRLVIGDHHLGLVKAIRKVMLGASYQRCRVHFLRNVFSVINKEAGEMVAATIRTVFAQSTAEGVRTQLDTVADMLGAQFPKVKAMLLEAKDDLTAFAVFPERHWKKIQSTNPLERINREIKRRTDVVQVFPNDDALLRLVTAVLFELHDEWIAFPRRYLPEGSMDQLYPAKLPESAPALPNTPTD; via the coding sequence GTGGCCCTGTCCCAGTCTGACCTACTACGCCTGCTGGAGTCACTACGTTCGGCAGACGGGCTCGAACTCGTCCGCGGGGTGGCCGAGCGGATGCTCCAGGAACTCATCGAGGCCGAGGCCACCGCGAGGATCGGCGCCCAGTGGAACGAGCACACCGATACCCGCACCGCGTTCCGCAACGGGCACCGCGACAAGACGCTGACCACCGCGGCCGGCGACCTCGATCTGGCGATCCCCAAGCTGCGGGCCGGCAGCTTCTTCCCCGCCCTGCTGGAGCGACGCCGCCGGATCGACCAGGCCCTGTACGCGGTCATCATGGAGGCCTACGTCCACGGCGTGTCCACCCGCTCGGTCGACGACCTGGTCAAGGCCCTGGGCGCGGACACCGGCATCTCCAAGAGCGAGGTCTCCAGGATCTGCCAGGATCTTGACGGGCAGCTGACCGCCTTCCGGGGCCGGCCCTTGGACCACGTCCGCTTCCCCTACGTCTACCTGGACGCGACCTACTGCAAGGCCAGGGTCGAGCACCAGATCGTCTCCCGGGCCGTGGTCGTGGCCACCGGCATCACCGAGGACGGCGGCCGCGAAGTGCTCGGGGTCATGGTCGGCGACAGCGAGACCGAACTTTTCTGGACCGAGTTCCTTCGCTCGTTGCGCGAACGCGGCCTTGCCGGAGTCCGGCTCGTGATCGGCGACCACCACCTCGGGCTGGTCAAGGCCATCCGCAAAGTCATGCTCGGGGCCTCCTACCAACGCTGCAGGGTCCATTTCCTACGGAATGTGTTCAGCGTGATCAACAAGGAAGCCGGCGAGATGGTCGCCGCGACGATCCGCACGGTCTTCGCCCAGTCCACCGCCGAGGGGGTCCGCACCCAACTCGACACCGTCGCCGACATGCTCGGCGCCCAGTTCCCGAAGGTCAAAGCGATGCTGCTGGAAGCGAAGGACGACCTGACCGCCTTCGCCGTCTTCCCGGAACGACATTGGAAGAAGATCCAGTCCACCAACCCGCTGGAGCGGATCAACCGCGAGATCAAACGCCGCACCGACGTCGTCCAGGTCTTTCCGAACGACGACGCGCTCCTGCGACTGGTCACCGCCGTGCTCTTCGAGCTCCACGACGAGTGGATCGCCTTCCCCCGCCGCTACCTGCCCGAAGGCAGCATGGACCAGCTCTACCCTGCCAAGCTCCCCGAAAGCGCCCCCGCACTACCCAACACGCCCACCGACTGA
- a CDS encoding VOC family protein — protein sequence MSVTTTTHLNFRGTAREALDFYRSVFGGRTVAVTYKDAGAVRNESEADWVMWGEVVGDNGFHVMAYDVPSQLPWDQGENSFFVSVRGDDAEEISALWGKLAAGSTIVSPLEPAQWAPLYGMLTDRFGVTWVLDVTAPYNG from the coding sequence ATGTCCGTCACGACCACCACCCACCTCAACTTCCGGGGCACCGCACGTGAGGCACTGGACTTCTACCGGTCCGTCTTCGGCGGGCGCACCGTCGCGGTCACCTACAAGGACGCGGGCGCCGTACGGAACGAGAGCGAGGCGGACTGGGTGATGTGGGGCGAGGTGGTCGGCGACAACGGCTTCCACGTCATGGCCTACGACGTGCCCTCGCAGCTGCCCTGGGACCAGGGCGAGAACTCGTTCTTCGTCTCCGTCCGCGGAGACGACGCCGAGGAGATCAGCGCCCTGTGGGGCAAGCTCGCCGCGGGCTCGACCATCGTGAGCCCCCTGGAGCCCGCACAGTGGGCGCCGCTGTACGGCATGCTCACCGACCGCTTCGGCGTCACCTGGGTCCTGGACGTCACCGCGCCGTACAACGGCTGA
- a CDS encoding helix-turn-helix transcriptional regulator, translating to MQKTSARLLALLSLLQTPRAWSGDDLAERLGIASRTVRRDIDRLRELDYPITTVKGPAGGYRLEAGTHLPPMLFDDDQAVALAVALQTAAAGTTVAEDASRALATLRQVMPARLRHRIDLLQITPVQAPVAAGDAVEVDAQVLMELSRAIHAREELRFDYAPGPGTPPDAARRVQPHHLVTWRHRWYLVAWDLHREDWRIFRVDRIRPRTPTGPRFAPRDLPGGTVSTFVTSRFRGNDGTTTDWPCRGEVILHLPAAHVAPFAEDGIVVDVGPHRCRLILGSWSWTGLAAAIGRFDTDVEVIDPPELAAAFGDLAARYARAGSFAAAWTDRTREGSESSGAKPSRTSSSTSTPILRRCTQRLDSAPRDRQRAHRGADA from the coding sequence ATGCAGAAGACGTCCGCCCGGCTGCTCGCGCTGCTCTCGCTCCTTCAGACGCCCCGTGCCTGGTCCGGCGACGATCTCGCCGAGCGTCTCGGTATTGCCTCGCGCACCGTGCGCCGTGACATCGACCGCCTGCGCGAGCTCGACTACCCGATCACGACCGTCAAGGGACCGGCTGGCGGCTACCGCCTGGAGGCCGGCACCCACCTGCCGCCGATGCTGTTCGACGATGACCAGGCCGTTGCCCTGGCCGTCGCGCTGCAGACCGCGGCCGCCGGGACCACCGTCGCCGAAGACGCCTCCCGTGCGCTGGCCACGCTCCGCCAGGTCATGCCGGCCCGCCTGCGCCACCGCATCGACCTGCTTCAGATCACCCCGGTCCAGGCGCCTGTGGCAGCCGGCGACGCCGTCGAGGTCGACGCTCAGGTCCTGATGGAGCTGAGCCGTGCCATCCACGCCCGGGAGGAACTGCGCTTCGACTACGCCCCGGGTCCGGGCACCCCGCCCGACGCCGCGCGCCGCGTGCAACCCCACCATCTGGTCACCTGGCGCCATCGCTGGTACCTGGTGGCCTGGGACCTCCACCGCGAGGACTGGCGCATCTTCCGCGTCGACCGCATCCGGCCCCGCACGCCCACCGGCCCCCGCTTCGCCCCGCGAGACCTCCCCGGCGGCACCGTCTCCACCTTCGTCACCAGCCGGTTCCGCGGCAACGACGGCACCACCACCGACTGGCCGTGCCGGGGCGAAGTCATCCTCCACCTCCCGGCCGCACACGTCGCGCCCTTCGCCGAGGACGGAATCGTCGTGGACGTCGGCCCCCACCGGTGCCGGCTCATCCTCGGCTCCTGGTCATGGACCGGACTCGCCGCCGCGATCGGCCGCTTCGACACCGATGTCGAAGTCATCGACCCACCCGAACTGGCGGCCGCGTTCGGGGACCTCGCCGCCCGCTACGCCCGTGCAGGATCGTTCGCGGCGGCGTGGACCGACCGGACCAGGGAGGGGTCCGAATCGTCAGGGGCGAAGCCCTCAAGGACTTCCAGCAGCACCAGCACACCCATACTTCGACGGTGCACTCAGCGCCTGGACAGCGCACCCCGAGACCGCCAGCGCGCCCACCGTGGCGCGGACGCCTAG
- a CDS encoding TetR family transcriptional regulator — translation MEAAERTPPSGGRRTRGRRAGLDLARIIAAARSLDADELTMQAVADKLGVDRKAVNHHVSDRESLLRLVALDAFSETSSDLDIPPDASWQEAYRLYARAYTDYVIAADALSVHLQPDSSVFARFAEPTEAVVKKLTEAGFDDEAAVRSLALLTNICWAYARDALLVARIGVGLRLRLTREGLEGRDPQAFENFTRIVARGVDTYDRKQLDLSIEVFLRGIEAVFLSDHEAAGPKQA, via the coding sequence ATGGAAGCCGCAGAACGGACACCGCCTTCCGGCGGCCGGAGGACGCGCGGGCGCAGGGCGGGGCTAGACCTGGCGCGCATCATCGCTGCGGCGCGGTCCCTCGACGCCGACGAGCTGACCATGCAGGCCGTCGCCGACAAGCTCGGCGTCGACCGGAAGGCCGTGAACCACCACGTCAGCGACCGGGAATCGCTGCTGCGGCTGGTAGCACTCGACGCGTTCTCGGAGACTTCGTCGGACCTCGACATCCCGCCAGACGCCTCATGGCAAGAGGCGTACCGCCTCTACGCGAGGGCCTACACCGACTATGTGATCGCCGCCGATGCGCTCTCCGTGCACCTCCAGCCGGACAGCTCGGTCTTCGCGAGGTTCGCGGAGCCGACCGAAGCCGTCGTGAAGAAACTGACGGAGGCGGGCTTCGACGACGAGGCCGCCGTGCGGTCGCTCGCCCTGTTGACCAATATCTGCTGGGCGTACGCGCGCGATGCGCTCCTCGTGGCGCGCATCGGAGTAGGTCTGCGGCTGCGACTCACCCGCGAAGGGCTCGAAGGGCGTGACCCGCAGGCGTTCGAGAATTTCACCCGCATCGTCGCGCGCGGGGTCGACACCTACGACAGGAAGCAGCTCGACCTGAGCATTGAGGTCTTCCTCCGCGGCATCGAGGCCGTCTTTCTGAGTGACCACGAGGCTGCCGGCCCGAAGCAGGCCTAA
- a CDS encoding oxygenase MpaB family protein, with the protein MMGAVAAGHGNKQTKKKITREDLLGTEKRWRRFGEPTPAGGSQHEDGTPDYGIFGPGSVVWEVLLHPATVVFLNAAQGAVQTKAYKPIAAGLRDRDPVTRKAREGTLTMMDVFDRLSRNSGMHAPMWLGDSKTAKLMAKHLHNIHKKVSGDVIDTSRPELGGYAASEPRDAMWAALTEMHPMLRVYEAFAFRDGKLPHRLSPEQRDQFIAEAGAYLRLVGASEEEIPTTMAELGALYETYAGLFEPSKTFNNMPDTGQDWVKLSGQVVLKNFHISHLRALIPYLLQTALIDLPVTGTLPAKTRRSMGLSPRKDKAAVVAAKLFLPLAWLMQQGPYERYVLRRMWGPDSIALLESARRLHEQALAQRAVSQLIGQSMDTAAHA; encoded by the coding sequence ATGATGGGCGCTGTCGCCGCAGGTCACGGCAACAAGCAGACCAAGAAGAAGATCACCAGGGAGGACTTGCTCGGTACGGAGAAGCGCTGGCGGCGCTTCGGTGAGCCGACGCCGGCCGGCGGTTCGCAGCACGAGGACGGCACTCCGGACTACGGCATCTTCGGCCCGGGCAGTGTCGTCTGGGAGGTCCTCCTCCACCCGGCGACCGTCGTCTTCCTGAACGCCGCCCAGGGAGCGGTGCAGACGAAGGCGTACAAGCCGATCGCCGCGGGCCTGCGCGATCGCGACCCGGTAACCCGCAAGGCGCGGGAAGGCACGCTGACCATGATGGACGTGTTCGACCGGCTGTCCCGTAACTCGGGCATGCACGCGCCCATGTGGCTCGGTGACTCAAAGACCGCCAAGCTGATGGCCAAGCACCTCCACAACATCCACAAGAAGGTGTCCGGCGATGTCATCGACACCTCTCGGCCCGAGCTCGGGGGCTACGCGGCGAGCGAGCCCCGCGACGCGATGTGGGCCGCGCTGACGGAGATGCACCCCATGCTGCGGGTCTACGAGGCCTTCGCCTTCCGCGATGGAAAGCTGCCGCACCGGCTGTCCCCGGAGCAGCGCGATCAGTTCATCGCCGAGGCGGGGGCGTACCTGAGGCTCGTCGGGGCCTCCGAGGAGGAGATCCCCACGACGATGGCCGAACTAGGGGCCCTCTATGAGACGTACGCCGGCCTCTTCGAGCCCAGCAAGACGTTCAACAACATGCCCGACACGGGCCAGGACTGGGTCAAGCTGTCTGGGCAGGTGGTTCTCAAGAACTTCCACATCTCGCACCTGCGCGCGCTCATCCCGTACCTGCTGCAGACCGCGCTGATCGATCTGCCCGTCACGGGCACGCTGCCGGCCAAGACCCGCCGTTCTATGGGCCTCAGCCCACGCAAGGACAAGGCCGCGGTCGTGGCGGCGAAGCTCTTCCTTCCGCTTGCCTGGCTGATGCAGCAGGGGCCGTACGAGCGTTATGTCCTGCGTCGCATGTGGGGGCCTGACAGCATCGCACTGCTCGAGTCTGCCCGCCGTCTGCACGAGCAGGCCCTCGCGCAGCGCGCCGTCAGCCAGCTCATCGGCCAGTCGATGGACACAGCAGCACACGCCTGA
- a CDS encoding aldehyde dehydrogenase family protein, which produces MSPLIPAPAPEHIRREELDRLVALQRAAFRAEGDPTAEVRRHRIDRLVLAVLDAADELADTLAEDYGRRPSTLTKASEILGLVEEARRLRDGLEGWMKPTPVDGQVPAFIQQKPLGVVGVITAWNFPVGLAVRPALDALAAGNRVILKFTDVHVRTGEVFARAVSKYLHEDQVTVVCGDVKTAQEFSDLPLDKIIFTGSPAVGRLVASAAGANLVPVTLELGGKNPVVVAPDADLDLAAHRVAGTRMLNGGQVCLCPDYVFVPRQHIQEFTASLQAELAGFFPTYVDNPAAVSLVNERSFDRVLGLIQDAEAKGAKKITAVEEEPSRKVRLIPPTLLLNVPADAWITSEEVFGPVLSIHPYDDISEPLNYIADHPSPLAAYWYGEDGEDFHRFLNHTNSGGVTRNDGLLHHSADAPFGGVGNSGTGAYGGKAGFDEFTHRRTVAAQTSPLGYTDGMVGSALLAQGLVVGIDQAISGAAAEIRERLGLR; this is translated from the coding sequence ATGTCCCCTCTCATTCCCGCCCCTGCGCCCGAACACATACGCCGGGAAGAGCTCGACCGGCTCGTCGCCCTGCAGCGGGCGGCCTTCCGCGCCGAGGGAGATCCTACCGCTGAGGTCCGGCGCCACCGCATCGACCGGCTGGTGCTCGCAGTACTCGATGCCGCCGACGAGCTCGCCGACACACTGGCCGAGGACTACGGTCGACGCCCCAGCACCCTTACCAAGGCGAGCGAGATTCTCGGCCTGGTCGAGGAGGCTCGGCGCCTGCGCGACGGGCTCGAAGGGTGGATGAAGCCAACCCCGGTCGATGGTCAGGTCCCGGCCTTCATCCAGCAGAAGCCTCTCGGAGTCGTCGGCGTCATCACCGCCTGGAACTTTCCCGTGGGCCTGGCCGTCCGGCCGGCGCTGGACGCGCTGGCCGCCGGAAACCGCGTCATCCTGAAGTTCACCGACGTCCATGTCCGCACCGGGGAGGTCTTCGCCCGCGCGGTGTCCAAGTACCTTCACGAGGACCAGGTCACCGTCGTGTGCGGAGACGTCAAGACAGCCCAGGAGTTCTCCGATCTCCCCCTCGACAAGATCATCTTCACCGGCTCACCCGCCGTGGGCCGGCTGGTGGCCTCGGCCGCTGGGGCGAACCTCGTGCCCGTCACCCTGGAATTGGGTGGGAAGAACCCTGTGGTGGTAGCCCCCGACGCCGACCTGGATCTGGCCGCGCACCGCGTCGCGGGCACCCGGATGCTCAATGGCGGCCAGGTCTGCCTCTGCCCGGACTACGTCTTTGTACCCCGGCAGCACATCCAGGAGTTCACCGCCTCCCTGCAGGCTGAGCTGGCAGGGTTCTTCCCGACCTATGTGGACAACCCAGCGGCTGTCTCCCTGGTCAACGAGCGCAGCTTCGACCGGGTCCTGGGGCTGATCCAGGATGCGGAGGCGAAGGGGGCCAAGAAGATCACGGCCGTCGAGGAGGAGCCGTCCCGCAAGGTCCGACTGATTCCGCCGACGCTGCTGCTCAATGTCCCAGCCGATGCGTGGATCACGAGTGAGGAGGTATTCGGACCTGTACTGTCGATCCACCCCTACGACGACATCTCCGAGCCCCTCAACTACATCGCCGACCACCCGTCGCCTCTGGCTGCGTACTGGTACGGCGAGGATGGGGAGGATTTCCACCGCTTCCTGAACCACACTAATTCCGGTGGTGTCACCCGCAACGACGGCCTCCTTCACCACTCCGCCGACGCCCCCTTCGGTGGCGTCGGCAACTCCGGCACCGGCGCCTACGGCGGCAAGGCCGGCTTCGACGAGTTCACCCACCGCAGAACGGTGGCCGCCCAGACGAGCCCGCTCGGCTACACCGACGGCATGGTCGGCTCCGCCTTGCTGGCTCAGGGCCTGGTGGTTGGTATCGACCAGGCGATCAGCGGTGCGGCGGCGGAGATTCGCGAACGGCTCGGCCTGCGATGA
- a CDS encoding CdaR family protein: protein MREVEDILRVACALKRRSGVYQLDDVAVEFAVASSPEVSWHLARLIKPVVTRPELLETLEALIASDLTQPRPRRQRAEPIRQDRRQRAEPIRQDRRQRAEPIRQDIGSAAGE from the coding sequence GTGCGCGAGGTCGAGGACATCCTCAGGGTGGCGTGTGCGCTGAAGCGCCGGTCCGGGGTCTACCAGCTCGATGACGTGGCCGTGGAGTTCGCGGTGGCGAGCAGTCCGGAGGTGTCCTGGCACCTCGCGAGGCTGATCAAGCCGGTCGTCACCCGGCCCGAACTGCTGGAGACGCTGGAAGCATTGATCGCCTCGGACCTGACACAACCCCGGCCACGGCGTCAGCGAGCCGAACCGATCCGGCAGGACAGGCGTCAGCGAGCCGAACCGATCCGGCAGGACAGGCGTCAGCGAGCCGAACCGATCCGGCAGGACATAGGCAGCGCGGCAGGCGAGTGA